In the genome of Afipia felis ATCC 53690, the window GAGTACGGGAAGATGCGCCGCGAACTGACCCCCGAGACCGAGGCGGCCTTTCAGGCCTTCAGTCAGAAGGTTTTTGCCGAAGGCGCGTTGCCGGTGAAGATGAAGCAACTCATCGCGGTGGCCGTGGCGCACGTCACGCAATGTCCTTACTGCATCAAGGGGCACACCAAGGCGGCGTTACGTCATGGGGCGACGCAGCAGGAATTGATGGAGGCGATCTGGGTCGCGGCGGAAATGCGGGCTGGCGGTGCCTATGCCCATTCGGCCCTTGCTCTTGAGGAAGCGAAAGCCGCCGCCGGCTGAACGCCTTTACGGCTTTTTCGGCGAGGCGTAGCGTTTGGGACGGCAAAGGAGCTGTCCTATGAAACGCTGGGCTCTGGGAATTGCCCTGGCTGCGCTGTTTACGTGCGCCGTGCAGGCTGCGGAGGTGAATATCGTCGCGCTGGGGGCGAGCAACACGTACGGGTCGGGACGGGGCCGTACCAACGGAGGCGTGCCGTCGTCGCAAGCCTACCCGGCGCAGCTTCAGAGACTGCTCGCGGCGAAAGGTTTGAGCGCGCGCGTCACCAACGCGGGAATTCCCGGCGACACCACGGGCGGAATGCTGGCGCGGTTGAACTCCGCGGTGCCGAACGGAACGACGATCGTGATCCTCCAGCCGGGCGGCAACGATGCGCGGCGCGGAGAGGGTGCCGCGCGGCAAGGCAATATCGCCGAGATCAGGCACCGGCTCGCCGCCCGCCATATCAAGGTGATCATGCTTGGCAATCTCGGCCAGATCGCGCCGAAAAGTGCGCGCGACCCCGACGGCCAGCATTTCAACGCGCAGGGACACGCGGCGTTCGCGGCTTGGCTTGCACCCCAGGTGATCGCAGCTGCACGTGGAAGGTAGGGAGGTCTCGCGCTTTAGTCGCGCGCGGTAACGTTGTCCTCGACGGTCTCAAGCACCTGCGGGTGATTGAACTCGATGGCGAAGCCTTCCTCGAGATGACGGACAACGCGCGCGGCAACCCGGCCGAGCATGACGTGGCTGCCGACCTCCGGCCGCACCTGGCCGGACAGCGCCGCGCCGGAGAGCGACAGGTCGATGATGCGGCACTGCATCTCGCCGCCGCCTGCAAGCTTGAGCCAGCCCAGCGCGTTGCGCGGCACGATACGATCGTGGCGGCGATCTTCGGGCAGATTAAGGATTTCGCGGTTGGCGAGCCAGGTAAGCTGGGCTGCGAGCTTCTCGCGCTTGCGCGGCGTGGCGCTCACCGTCATGGCGAAGCCGTTGTCGAGCAGGCGGGTGATCTTGCCTTCGACGCGGCCGATATGATCGAGATAGGCGACAACCCGCTCGCCGATATTGCCGATGCCGGGTGCCAGCAGCGCGAGGCCGCCGGGGGACATGTTGATGGCCTGACAGGGATACTCGCGGCGGTCGGCGAGCATATAGCGGCCGAGCAGGTGAATCTTCACCCGCTGGAAACGCCGCCGTTCCTCAGCCTGTGGCTGAAGTCTTCTCTGCACCAACGCCATCGCCACGCCCGGACACGGTAAGAGCAAACCATAGGGGCGTCAGGGTTAATGCGGAGTTAGTTTTGGGCGGGCGCAGCGCCCGGAGGCCGCTGAAGACGGGGGCGATGGCTTGGCCAGTTCTCCTGGCCAGTTCCCTTCCGGCATGTTGCCGGTTTTGCTAACCCAAGGGATGGCCAAGAACGACCGGAAGCCGATTGCATTTCAGGATGCTGCAGGGCTCGGCGAGTGGCTGGTGAGTCACCACCAGCGCAGCAGCGAACTTTGGGTGCACATCTTCAGGGCGGGATCCGGCAGGCGGTCGGTGACGTGGACTGATTGCGTGATCGAAGCGATCCGCTTCGGTTGGATCGATGGACAGAAGCTGCCACTCGACGAGACTTCGTTTTTGCAGCGCCTGACGCCAAGGAAGCCAAAGTCGAATTGGTCAGCCAAGAACCGCGAGCATGCGATGAAGCTCATCGCGGAAGGGCGGATGACGCCTGCCGGATTGGTCCATGTCGAGGCTGCGAAGGCTGACGGCCGATGGGAGAGCGCCTACGCAGGCTCGGCGGCCATGACCATCCCGCAAGACTTCCTGGATGCTCTGGAGATGATGCCGGCCGCCAAGGCGTTCTTCCTGACGCTGGATCGCAAGAATCTCTATTCGATCTACTACCGGCTTCACACGGCGAAGCGTCCCGAGACACGCGCCAAGAGACTGGCGCAAATCCTCGCTCAGCTTGATCGCGGTGAGCGCTTCCACTGAAGCGAAGCGACCGGGCCGGAAGGTGATGGCGGTTGCAGGCGCGCCTACCGCAGGCCCTCATAGACCATGAAGCCGCGCGCGATTTCCATCTTGCGCAGGATGCGGGGACCGCGCGGCTGCATTTCGGGTTCGAGATGGCGCCAGGAGGTCAGACCGAAGCGGGTCAGGGTGCCCGGCGCGTCGGTGAGCGCGGCCATCTGGCCTGTGAGGCTGAGCGGCGTGTGGGCGCGATGGCTGAAGGGCAGAAGCAGCAGTTCGAAATGGACAAGGCCGCCTTCGCTCGTCGCGGCGGTGACGCCCGCGACTGTCGGCATCGTTTCCTCGGCCACGATGCCGAGCAGGTCTTCGATCTCCTGATGCGCTTCGCCGGTGAACAGCGCCGAGAAGCTTTCGCCCTTCACGTCGCGGCCGAGCCGCGCGCAAATCCGGGTGCCAGCGACACGGAACGGATATCCGGCGGCGGGATCGTAGGCGAGCACGAAAATATCGCCGAGCAGGCTGCGCACCGGTTCGGGCGCAAGGTTACTGCGGTCCGGGGCCGCCGATGTGCCACGGGCCTTGTCCCAGTATGCGAAGAATTCCCGGTTCGACGGATGCTTCAATTTAATCACCCACCCGGCAAGTCCAGACGTGGGACAGGTCTGTCCCGTGTCCGCACGTTGCGCGGCCCCTTTGCTGTTGTGCGCAAGGATCCGTGCAGCGTCCATGCCGAAGGGGCGATCCGGGCGGGTTAAGGCCGGAATTGTCGCGTTAAGATTAATTTAACTATGAAGTTGAGGCCGCGAGGGAACCGGGTAGTATGCATCTACTCCATACGGCGACGGCTTTTCCCAAGAGACGCCGCCGGGTCCAGACGGTCGAATACAAGTTGAATAACGGGTGGCTATAAGACGGGCCATCGCGCGGGGAGGGGTGGGGATTTCCTTCGCGAAAGGCTGTCATCGATCAAGGGAGGACCTGTCCGGTCCTCCCTTTTTCATTTCTCCCTTGGCCGGATTGCGGCTTTTTCATCCCCGGATGGATACGGGCCGCTTGCGCTGCGGCGCAAAAGCCGTATCTCAGAGGCTGGCTGCCCGATCCATTCCTCGTCCGGGCGGCGACGCGGATCAGATCCTTGCTGGCACCTCCCGAACGCTCTCGCGAACCGATCCTGACGCTGCCGCGTCCGATGACGCTTTTGCTCGTGATCCTGTTCGGGATTCATGCTGTGCGGGCACTGCTGCCGCTGGCGTGGGATCAGGAGATCATCTGGACGTTCGGTTTCGTGCCTGCGCGCTACGAGGCGACGCTGATGGCCGAGCAGATTCCGGGCGGAATCGGCGCGAGCGTCTGGAGCTTCGTCACCTATTCGCTGCTGCATGCCGATCTCGCGCATATCGGCTTCAACATGCTGTGGATGCTGCCGTTCGGCAGCGCGCTGGCGCGCCGCTTCGGTGGCGTGCGGTTTTTCATCTTTCTGGCCATCACCTCGGTGGCGGGGGCGCTGGCGCACCTGCTGACACATGCGCATGAGCTTGCGCCGATGATCGGCGCATCTGCCGCCGTGTCCGGAACCATGGCGGCCTCGCTGCGCTTCGCGTTTCAGCGCGGCAGCTTCCTGTCATTTCGTCGCACCCCGGATGCCGACGCGGCCGCGCGCATCCCCGCGCTGCCTTTGTCGCGCGCGCTGCGCAACGGCAGGGTGCTTGCCTTCCTCGGCGTCTGGTTCGTATTGAACCTCGTCACCGGCCTTGGTGCTATCGAGATCGGCACACAGGGACAAAGTATCGCATGGCAGGCCCATGTCGGCGGTTTCCTGGCCGGTCTTTTGCTGTTCTCGTTGTTCGATCCGGTGCCACGCGGCGGCAACGAGGATAGGCCGGAATTGTCACCGTCCGATATTTCACCGGAGGAAAATCTTTCCTCCCGCGACGTCTGATTCGATTTTTCTTTTCCTTGCAGCCCCTCCCGCGTTGATCCATCATTCGGGTGTCTATGCCGGACTCGCTTCGCCGGTGATGCAACCAAATCGCGGCTGAGTGAGTTGTTCCCGGCTGGACAGATCGCACGGTTCAGAATGCGATCTGCATCACACTATGGGAGGCGCTGGCAATGACGGTTCAGGCAATTCTCGGCACCAAGGGGTTCGAGGTCATCAGCATCCAGGCGGATGCGAAGATGTCCGACGCCATCCGGATGTTAACCGAGCGTCACATCGGCGCGGTGCTGGTGATGAACGGTCACCACATCGATGGCATCCTCTCGGAACGCGACGTGGTGCGCGTGCTCGGCCAGCGTGGCGCGAGCGTTCTGGATGCGCCCGTCAGCGAAGTGATGACGCGTAAGGTCGTGACCTGCCGCCGTGCCGACACCGCCGCCTTGATCATGGAGAAAATGACGAACGGCAAGTTCCGCCATCTGCCGGTGGTGGAGAACGATCGCGTCGTCGGCCTGATCTCGATCGGCGATATCGTGAAGTGGCGCGTCAAGGAATATGAGCGCGAGCAGGAAGCGCTGCGCGACTATATCAAGACAGCTTGAGGTTTCGCGTCACGGCGTGAGCTGCGAGGTGCCGGGCGGCTGGCTCGTGTTCGGCGTAAGCATGTTGATCGCTTCCTGAATCGATTCGACAGCACGCTCGGCCGCGCGTTCGCCGTGTGCGATACATTCTTCCGCGCGATGGAAATCGAACCATCCGACCCGTCCGACGCGCGGAGAGATCAGCACGTCCGGTGGATCTCCCGCGAGGCGGGCGCGGGTGATGCGGTCCTGCATGATGTTGAAGGCATCCACCATCACGGTGGAAATGCCGGGACGGCCGGGCTCGCCGAAGAATTCCCGCTTCATGGTCTTCTCGGCGGAGAAGAACCCGAATCGCTTTTTCTCCGGGGCCAGCGTGGGCACCACGATGTCTTCCGGCGTGCCGTGCGAGACGATGGTGCCATGACCGGTGATGTCGGTGGAGACGTTGCAGGCAATCACAATCTCAGCGCCCATCGCACGCGCCGCCGATACCGGCACCGGATTGACCAGCGCACCGTCCACCAGCCAGCGGTCGCCGATCAGCACGGAGGCGAAAATGCCGGGCAGCGCGTAGGAGGCGCGCATCGCATCGACCAGCCGGCCGTGGGTGAGCCAGATCTCGTGGCCGGTTTTCACTTCCGTGGCGACGGCGGTGTATTTCAGCGGCAATTCCTCGATGGTGATCTTGCCGAACGTGGCGTCGAGTTGTGCGGCGAGCTTGTCGCCGCCGATCAGGCCGGAGCCGTTGAGGCGAATGTCGAGATAGCCGAACACGCTGCGCGGCCCGAGATGCCGTGCCCATGCCTCGAACGTATCGAGATGGCCCGCCGCGTAGGAGCCGCCCACCACCGCGCCGATTGAGGTGCCGACGATAATGTCCGGGACAATGCCGTTGGCGACCAAGGTGCGCAGGATGCCGATATGGGCGAAACCGCGCGCCGCGCCGCCACCGAGGGCAAGACCGATTTTCGGGCGCCGCGGAGTGGGCGCCGCGTCCGTCGTGCCCTTGGTGTCGGACCCGATGACTTGACCGATCCCTTTGAAGACTTCGAGCAATGCGAGGGCCTCCCGATGGTTGGCCGACGGCCTTTGGCGCGGTTTTGCCGCCCGCGGACAGGCCGGATGGCGAACAAGCGGTGGTTATTGTCGGAATGTGACTGAAGCGGGACGTTTTATCCAGATATGTTCTATCCCCAAGCCCGTTTCCGTTCGTCTTTTGGGGAGGTCAACAGGCTTGAATTCGCCGCCTTTTCAGGGAAAAAGCTAGCCCATGACGACATTCCGGCATGGCAGTCTTGTCCCAAGGCGCATGGCGCGCTTTGCGCGCGCCTGTGTGCCTGTCGTGCTGTCCTGCCTGATGTTCGCCGGGCCTGTTTTTGCGCAGTTTCCGGGCGACCAGCCCGCGCCGGTTCCGCCTGGGAGCATCCCGCAGAGCGACTCGGGACCCGCGATCAGCCTCGCGCCGCCATCCGGCGGTTTGCCTGTTCCTCCGGATTTGCCGGCCCAACTGACGCAACCGCCGCTGGCGCCGCAGTTGCCTGCCGTTCAGGCGTCTCCGCAAGGTACGCTCAGCCTCGTCGCGCGTTTCGGAAAGGACCTGCCCGCAGTCAACGGTGGGCTGGTTTGGCGAATCTATTCCGACAAGCCCGGCCCGAACGGCGCGATGCAGCTCATCCGCGAAGAGCGCGCCTCGGCGCCGACGGTCCCATTGCTACCCGGCGGCTATGTGGTCCATGTCAGCCTCGGCCTCGTCAGCGACGTGCGGTCGGTAACGGTGAGGCAGGAGGAGACCACACGCGAAACATTCGATCTCGCAGCCGGCGGTTTGCGGATCGAGGGTCGCGTCGGCTCCTCGAAGATTCCGCAGGGGCAGATCGTATTCTCGATCTACAAGGGCAGTCAGTTCGAGATCGGCACCGGCGACCGCTCGCCGATCGCACAGAACGTCGCGGCGGGCGACGTGTTGATGCTGCCGGCCGGCATCTACTATCTCGTCTCGACCTATGGCGACGCCAACTCGATCGTCCGCTCCGATATTCGCGTGCAGGCCGCGAAGCTCACCGATGTGGTGGTCACGCATCGCGCCGCCGTCATCACGCTCAAGCTCGTCGGCGAGAAGGGCGGTGAGGCACTCGCCAACACCGCATGGTCGGTGCTGACGCCGGCGGGCGACGTCATCAAAGAATCGATCGGCGCGTTTCCGCGCGTGATGTTGGCCGAAGGCGAATACAAGGCCATCGCCAGGAACGAAGGCAAGGTGTTCGAGCGCGACTTCGAAGTGAAGAACGGCGTCGACGGCGAAGTCGAAGTGATGACGCGCTGATTATGACAAATTGTCATAGTCTCTAATTCAGACTAACCATCAAATCAGTTTCATGGCGATCGGTACATGTGAATGCGGCTGGTTTACGCCGCCTTAAGCAGCACCGCATTGGATGCGCGCGCGTGAAGAAGTTGCGTCAGTGCGCGAGGATGCGTTGTGAGTGCCACCAGTGTTTCGAGCGAAAGTGTTATCGGGTCCGATCTGTTCAGCGATCTCTCGGTGCTGAGGCGAAAATGGCGTGCCGCGCTGAAACCGGGATGCACGCTGCCTCCGTTCGAGGACGTGACGCTGGGAAGTCTCG includes:
- a CDS encoding CBS domain-containing protein translates to MTVQAILGTKGFEVISIQADAKMSDAIRMLTERHIGAVLVMNGHHIDGILSERDVVRVLGQRGASVLDAPVSEVMTRKVVTCRRADTAALIMEKMTNGKFRHLPVVENDRVVGLISIGDIVKWRVKEYEREQEALRDYIKTA
- a CDS encoding GDSL-type esterase/lipase family protein — encoded protein: MKRWALGIALAALFTCAVQAAEVNIVALGASNTYGSGRGRTNGGVPSSQAYPAQLQRLLAAKGLSARVTNAGIPGDTTGGMLARLNSAVPNGTTIVILQPGGNDARRGEGAARQGNIAEIRHRLAARHIKVIMLGNLGQIAPKSARDPDGQHFNAQGHAAFAAWLAPQVIAAARGR
- a CDS encoding rhomboid family intramembrane serine protease — translated: MLAPPERSREPILTLPRPMTLLLVILFGIHAVRALLPLAWDQEIIWTFGFVPARYEATLMAEQIPGGIGASVWSFVTYSLLHADLAHIGFNMLWMLPFGSALARRFGGVRFFIFLAITSVAGALAHLLTHAHELAPMIGASAAVSGTMAASLRFAFQRGSFLSFRRTPDADAAARIPALPLSRALRNGRVLAFLGVWFVLNLVTGLGAIEIGTQGQSIAWQAHVGGFLAGLLLFSLFDPVPRGGNEDRPELSPSDISPEENLSSRDV
- a CDS encoding PilZ domain-containing protein, whose protein sequence is MALVQRRLQPQAEERRRFQRVKIHLLGRYMLADRREYPCQAINMSPGGLALLAPGIGNIGERVVAYLDHIGRVEGKITRLLDNGFAMTVSATPRKREKLAAQLTWLANREILNLPEDRRHDRIVPRNALGWLKLAGGGEMQCRIIDLSLSGAALSGQVRPEVGSHVMLGRVAARVVRHLEEGFAIEFNHPQVLETVEDNVTARD
- a CDS encoding YdeI/OmpD-associated family protein produces the protein MTWTDCVIEAIRFGWIDGQKLPLDETSFLQRLTPRKPKSNWSAKNREHAMKLIAEGRMTPAGLVHVEAAKADGRWESAYAGSAAMTIPQDFLDALEMMPAAKAFFLTLDRKNLYSIYYRLHTAKRPETRAKRLAQILAQLDRGERFH
- a CDS encoding carboxymuconolactone decarboxylase family protein, whose protein sequence is MSDGMYPTITSEYGKMRRELTPETEAAFQAFSQKVFAEGALPVKMKQLIAVAVAHVTQCPYCIKGHTKAALRHGATQQELMEAIWVAAEMRAGGAYAHSALALEEAKAAAG
- a CDS encoding patatin-like phospholipase family protein, producing MLEVFKGIGQVIGSDTKGTTDAAPTPRRPKIGLALGGGAARGFAHIGILRTLVANGIVPDIIVGTSIGAVVGGSYAAGHLDTFEAWARHLGPRSVFGYLDIRLNGSGLIGGDKLAAQLDATFGKITIEELPLKYTAVATEVKTGHEIWLTHGRLVDAMRASYALPGIFASVLIGDRWLVDGALVNPVPVSAARAMGAEIVIACNVSTDITGHGTIVSHGTPEDIVVPTLAPEKKRFGFFSAEKTMKREFFGEPGRPGISTVMVDAFNIMQDRITRARLAGDPPDVLISPRVGRVGWFDFHRAEECIAHGERAAERAVESIQEAINMLTPNTSQPPGTSQLTP
- a CDS encoding PAS domain-containing protein, which translates into the protein MKHPSNREFFAYWDKARGTSAAPDRSNLAPEPVRSLLGDIFVLAYDPAAGYPFRVAGTRICARLGRDVKGESFSALFTGEAHQEIEDLLGIVAEETMPTVAGVTAATSEGGLVHFELLLLPFSHRAHTPLSLTGQMAALTDAPGTLTRFGLTSWRHLEPEMQPRGPRILRKMEIARGFMVYEGLR